A window of the Fulvia fulva chromosome 3, complete sequence genome harbors these coding sequences:
- a CDS encoding Carboxypeptidase S1 A, which yields MMFTSPLVRAVSALTLTNAAFLKPRQVPAPVNNVTTVTSPSGATIRYKEPGKNGICETTPGVKSYSGYIDIGQDNPSRDPVTLWLNGEPGSDSLIGLFEEIGPCYVDETLKTQQRAISWSNASNLLFLSQPVGTGFSYSDTSVGYLDPTYLSVSPAQSGQAVGRYSIIDPTKLDTSKLCAIAAWKLLQGFYGALPQFSKEVTSTDFSLWTESFGGHWGPAFASYFYEQNEKLPANTDGRRLNFKSFGIVNGIIDEQIQTKHLLEFTQSNTYGVQLINDTIYDHGKFSMYRPGGCQQAQDNCAYLTKDSLVKRSGCAAAQYICQNDVEDLYYTFGGNRGVYDIRTCNGKDVPPSQWRDFLNKAEVQNAIGTDLNYTSSNLIYTAFSLSGDFAVGYINDLEELLGYDIQVALVYGDADYICNWQGGEDISKSANWTGHDAFNAAGYTKLLVDGKEYGETRQFGKFSFTRVWEAGHEVPYFQPEAAFAIFNRTLHGLDAATGKVSTTGNSTYSTTGTPNTVHKRQLSPLDCPSTT from the exons ATGATGTTCACATCGCCCTTGGTGCGTGCGGTCTCGGCCCTGACGTTAACGAATGCGGCTTTCCTGAAGCCTCGACAAGTCCCGGCACCTGTCAATAATGTCACGACCGTCACCTCCCCATCTGGTGCGACAATCCGTTACAAGGAACCCGGCAAAAACGGCATCTGCGAGACAACCCCGGGCGTGAAGTCGTACAGTGGATACATCGACATTGGTCAAGAC AACCCCAGCAGGGATCCGGTGACTCTCTGGTTGAATGGCGAGCCCGGAAGTGATTCACTAATTGGCCTTTTTGAAGAGATTGGCCCATGCTACGTTGACGAGACTCTCAAGACCCAGCAACGTGCCATCTCGTGGTCCAATGCCTCGAATTTGCTGTTCCTCTCACAGCCAGTCGGAACTG GATTTTCCTACAGCGACACCAGTGTTGGATACTTGGATCCGACCTATTTGAGCGTGTCTCCCGCGCAAAGTGGGCAAGCTGTTGGAAGGTATTCCATTATCGACCCCACAAAGCTCGACACGAGCAAGTTGTGTGCGATAGCTGCATGGAAATTGCTCCAGGGCTTCTATGGCGCTCTGCCGCAGTTCAGCAAGGAGGTCACTTCGACAGACTTCAGCCTGTG GACAGAATCGTTCGGTGGGCACTGGGGCCCGGCCTTTGCTTCCTACTTCTACGAGCAAAACGAGAAGCTTCCTGCTAACACGGATGGGAGGAGGCTCAACTTCAAGTCTTTCGGCATCGTCAACGGCATAATCGACGAGCAAATTCAGACGAAGCACTTGCTAGAGTTCACGCAGAGCAACACATATGGCGTGCAGCTCATCAATGACACCATCTACGACCACGGTAAATTCAGCATGTACAGACCTGGAGGCTGTCAGCAGGCCCAAGACAATTGTGCGTACTTGACCAAAGACTCCCTGGTCAAGAGGAGTGGCTGCGCCGCGGCACAGTACATCTGCCAGAATGACGTAGAGGACCTTTACTATACCTTTGGCGGCAATCGTGGAGTTTATGACATT AGAACATGCAACGGCAAGGATGTCCCACCGTCACAATGGAGG GACTTCTTGAACAAAGCGGAGGTTCAAAACGCTATTGGGACTGATCTCAATTACACGTCATCCAACCTCATCTACACCGCCTTCTCCTTGTCTGGAGACTTCGCAGTCGGCTACATCAACGATCTGGAGGAGCTGCTGGGCTACGACATCCAGGTTGCGCTAGTATACGGCGATGCTGACTACATCTGTAACTGGCAGGGCGGCGAAGACATTTCCAAGTCGGCGAACTGGACCGGTCACGATGCGTTCAACGCGGCTGGCTACACCAAGCTACTGGTCGACGGAAAGGAATATGGAGAGACACGCCAGTTTGGCAAGTTCAGCTTCACACGAGTCTGGGAGGCAGGACATGAGGTCCCGT ATTTCCAACCGGAGGCAGCGTTTGCAATCTTCAACCGCACCTTGCACGGTCTTGACGCTGCCACGGGCAAAGTATCAACCACTGGCAACAGCACATATTCGACCACGGGAACGCCCAACACTGTACACAAGCGTCAGCTATCGCCACTCGACTGCCCCAGCACCACGTGA
- a CDS encoding Xylosidase/arabinosidase: MKDPSTVPAIKARPSSFSSNCRVRHGANIASRLLSLAVLLCRTSGEVLTFTSPGNPILADGSYYSADPGPIVVNNTLYIISGQDSAPRNDNEFIIKEWFLFSSSNPKPKRWAVVASYASQIVQGVDGRFYVYCPVRQAKTSSPDPFAIGVGVADNILGPYTDHHPSGPILSQSFPAPGNNIQNIDPTVYVDNDHKVYMYWGTFGALRGVQLASDMKTFASEIVSVDSVTGFFEAPWLTKRKDAYYMLYADNSAGPNSGCTPTVYHACIGYGTASNPLGPWTYQSVILSIVSSTTSHSGVVPYGDKWLFTYHTADAVGGGNFRRSLAMDYMEFDDTTSPPAIKPIIQTHRPAPPPPSTYARQQLAAAQSDPICAIQYQIESLHDLMVPLNPLPPQYWSSYNGPSSQVKSVINYTWNTTVTLNGTSMAFFADQRAGAVDGVAPPTEWFTECQTSTGSWARVQNLTAYSTEVTDTPKATYFEQIETKGLRATLYAPTNGSSTAGIAIKEWAALSPQLSS, encoded by the exons ATGAAGGATCCAAGTACAGTACCGGCCATCAAAGCAAGGCCTTCCAGCTTCTCCTCCAACTGCAGGGTCCGTCATGGGGCCAACATTGCTAGCCGGCTGCTGTCGCTTGCTGTACTGCTTTGCCGTACAAGTGGCGAGGTGTTGACATTCACCTCGCCCGGAAATCCAATCCTGGCAGACGGGTCTTACTACTCGGCGGACCCAGGTCCAATCGTCGTCAATAATACTCTTTACATCATCTCCGGCCAGGACTCGGCGCCACGCAATGATAACGAGTTCATCATAAAAGAATGGTTCTTATTCAGCAGCTCCAACCCCAAACCCAAGCGATGGGCAGTGGTCG CCTCGTACGCATCTCAGATCGTCCAAGGCGTAGATGGTCGATTCTATGTGTATTGCCCTGTCAGGCAGGCCAAAACATCCTCTCCAGACCCATTTGCCATCGGTGTCGGTGTAGCGGACAACATCTTGGGACCATACACAGACCATCATCCAAGCGGCCCGATCCTTTCTCAGTCATTCCCGGCTCCGGGCAACAACATCCAGAACATTGATCCCACGGTCTATGTGGATAACGACCACAAAGTCTACATGTATTGGGGTACATTTGGTGCCCTCAGGGGCGTCCAATTGGCCAGCGACATGAAGACTTTCGCCTCCGAAATAGTCAGCGTGGACTCAGTAACGGGATTCTTTGAGGCCCCTTGGTTGACCAAACGCAAAGATGCCTACTACATGCTATATGCAGATAACAGTGCGGGCCCAAATTCTGGCTGCACTCCGACAGTATATCACGCCTGTATTGGGTACGGGACCGCCAGTAATCCCCTTGGCCCGTGGACATATCAGTCCGTCATACTAAGCATTGTCTCCTCCACCACTTCGCACTCTGGAGTGGTACCCTACGGTGACAAGTGGCTGTTCACGTATCACACCGCAGATGCCGTCGGTGGAGGAAACTTCCGGCGAAGCTTAGCCATGGACTACATGGAGTTCGACGACACTACCTCGCCCCCGGCCATTAAGCCAATCATTCAAACCCACCGCCCTGCTCCCCCTCCACCTAGCACTTACGCACGTCAGCAACTTGCCGCTGCCCAAAGTGATCCCATTTGCGCTATACAATATCAGATCGAGTCATTGCATGATCTCATGGTGCCCCTCAATCCTCTGCCACCGCAGTACTGGAGCTCCTACAACGGTCCCAGCAGTCAAGTGAAAAGCGTCATTAACTATACATGGAATACCACAGTGACCCTCAACGGCACGTCCATGGCCTTCTTTGCAGACCAGCGCGCGGGTGCGGTTGATGGGGTTGCACCCCCGACTGAATGGTTCACGGAGTGTCAGACTAGCACAGGTTCCTGGGCACGTGTGCAGAATCTAACGGCGTACTCGACTGAGGTAACGGATACACCAAAGGCCACTTATTTCGAGCAGATTGAGACCAAAGGGCTGCGGGCGACGCTGTACGCCCCGACAAACGGATCTTCGACTGCGGGCATCGCTATAAAAGAATGGGCTGCTCTTTCACCTCAGCTTTCGTCGTAG
- a CDS encoding MFS-type transporter ucsD, producing MIGRKRLLLISYVVFSLAAMVCGLAPHFSVFVVGRALAGVGGSGMIAMVNLIVSDLVGLKELAGYRGWFQAAMATGRLCGGPVGGFFMERVGWRVVFVAQMPISILAAGACAVLIPSKAPTLGSDGDAADGAQEAKSGTVHCRDVIWLLVQKVDIGGSSLLVCTITMGLISLNLLGDGYTFHDIQASGTLGLCLMCGGLLFAVERYLVAKPMLSRRLLSDDIVVGVYAINILGMIAQSSLTFILPLEQRILNSSTADRTGLQLLPLVAGSIGGSIAAGILIKRFVLILNSRLQVFRC from the exons CTTTAGTGTCTTTGTCGTAGGGAGAGCGTTGGCAGGGGTGGGAGGGAGCGGGATGATTGCGATGGTGAATTTGATTGTGAGTGATCTTGTGGGGTTAAAAGAGCTGGCTGGGTACAGGGGCTGGTTTCAAGCTGCTATGGCCACAGGGAGGCTGTGTGGAGGACCTGTGGGAGGTTTTTTCATGGAGAGGGTCGGGTGGAGGGTGGTGTTTGTTGCGCAGATGCCCATTTCGATACTAGCTGCTGGAGCGTGTGCCGTGCTTATACCGTCCAAGGCCCCGACACTGGGCTCGGACGGCGATGCTGCGGATGGAGCGCAGGAGGCGAAGTCAGGCACGGTACATTGCCGAGACGTGATCTGGTTGCTGGTGCAGAAGGTTGATATTGGTGGATCATCCCTGCTGGTATGTACCATTACCATGGGTCTGATCTCGCTCAATCTCCTGGGCGATGGTTACACTTTCCATGATATACAAGCGTCCGGCACGCTTGGTCTCTGCCTTATGTGTGGCGGATTGCTTTTCGCCGTGGAACGTTATCTCGTGGCAAAGCCGATGCTGTCACGAAGACTCCTATCGGACGACATTGTGGTCGGGGTATACGCGATCAATATCTTGGGCATGATTGCGCAGTCATCA CTTACGTTCATTCTCCCTCTTGAACAAAGAATTTTGAACTCGTCAACAGCTGATCGAACCGGACTCCAGCTTCTACCTCTAGTCGCTGGCAGCATCGGAGGTAGCATAGCAGCCGGTATCCTCATCAAAAGGTTCGTGCTCATTCTGAACTCCAGATTGCAGGTTTTCAGGTGCTGA